Within Candidatus Flexicrinis affinis, the genomic segment GGAAGTTGCGGAGAGCAAAGGTCTACGCGTGGGCTGCGCCCCGGATACATTCCTCGGGTCCGGCGGGCAGACCAGCCGCACAGCCATCGACGAGGGCCGCATCGGGCGTCCCATCTCAGTGACAGCGTTCATGGCCAACCATGGGCCGGAGTCGTGGCATCCCAACCCTGGGTTTTACTTCACCGAGGGTGGCGGCCCAATGCTTGACATGGGTCCGTACTACCTTACGGCCCTGATCAACCTCTTCGGCCCGATCCGGGGTATTGCGGCGTTTACGACGCGCGCCTTCAACGAACGCATAGCCAATCACGAGGCGATCCGGGGGCAGCGTCTGCCGGTGACGGTCAGCACGCATTATGCCGGCACGATCGAGTTCGTATCCGGCACGATCGCCACGATAATCACCAGCTTCGATACATGGCAGCATCACCTGCCGAACATCGAAATCCACGGGACCGAAGGCAGTATGATGGTGCCGGACCCGAATGGGTTCGGCGGAAACGTATCGGTCTGGACGCCCGAAACGCGGTCATGGGACTTGGTCGCACCCTGCCCGGGTGCCGACTACATGCGCGGGGTCGGTGTTGCAGACATGGCCCGCAGCATCGCTCTAGGCACGCCGCACCGTGCCTCTGGCGCCTTGGGCTATCACGTCCTCGATGCGATGCTGGCGTTCGACGAGTCCTCCACCGAGCGCCGCTTTATCGAGTTGGAGTCCACCGTCGAGCGCCCGGCGGTGTTGACCTTCTGAGCCGGGCGGCGACTGACAGCGCAAAAGGAAATACGGAAGTGAACGGTAAAGCACTCATCGTCTACGGTGGTTGGAAGGGTCACGACCCGGAAGAGACATCGGCGCTTTTTGCGCGACTGTTGACCGACGCCGGCATGCACGTCACGCGCTCGGAGTCGCTCGACAGCTTCCTCGACACAGACCTCATGGCGTCGCTTGATCTCATCGTGCCGTTGTACACGATGAGCACGATCGCGCCTGAACAGGAGAAGGCGCTGCTAGGCGCGATCCGGGACGGCGGCGTGAACTGTGGCGGATGGCACGGCGGGATGGCCGACGCCTTCCGCAACAACCCCGATTATCAGTTCATGGTCGGCGGCCAGTGGGTCGCACACCCGGGCGGAGTCATCGACTACCGCGTGAATATCACAGACAACGAACACCCGATCACAGCGGGCCTTCCCGACTTCGATATGCACTCCGAGCAGTATTACATGCACGTGGATCCATCCAACAGCGTGCTGGCGACCACCACGTTCAACGGCGAGCACGCGAACTGGATCGATGGCACAGTGATGCCGGTGGTCTGGACGCGCCGGTTCGGCAATGGCCGCGTCTTCTACACATCGCTGGGACACGTCATCGGCGACTTCGACGTGCCAGAAGCGCGCGAGATCGTGCGGCGCGGCCTACTGTGGGCAGCGGGCTGCCTCTAGGCGGCAGGGCGAAGGCGTAGATGCAGCATACAAGGTATGAACGGGGCAGTCCAGAGAGGCTGCCCTGTTTGATTCGGCGATGGATTCTCATGCGGTATAGTCCCATGTGCACACAAATCGTGGGAGACATGAGATATGTTCGGTTCTTTCTACAAGATGGCGCTGGGAAGCTGGGCGCTGACCGTCGTTCAAGATCGTCACGCGCAAGGCGATCCGGCCAACCTCGCGGCGAACGCGTCGGCCGAGGAGTTAGACGCACTGTTGGCAGCCAACGGCTTGAATCGCTCCGTCTATATGTCTACCGTCAACGTCATGTTCATCGAAACAGCCGACCGCAAGATCCTGATTGATACAGGCATCGGCGGCGACGCGGGCCGGCTGCTGCCGACCCTCAGGCTCCTCGAGGTCGATCCAGCCAGCATCACCGACATTCTGATCTCGCACAGCCACATGGATCACGTCGGCGGGTTGTCGGACGACACGACCGGTGTCTACCCGAACGCGACGGTGATGATCGGCCAAACCGAGTTCGATGCGCAGGCCGCGTCGCTCTCGCGGCTGACCCCGTACACACACGCCGACCGCCTGCGCGTGATGCCGGACAGTGGCGAATGGCTTCCGGGCATCACGGCGATCCCGGCATTCGGGCACACGCCCGGCCACACCGCGTTTCTGCTTGAAAACGAGGGTACGTCGCTGCTGATGGTCATGGACGCGGCCAACAACAACGTGATCTCGCTGGCGAGGCCGGATTGGGCGTTCCGCTTCGATGCCGACCCGGCGATGGCGTCCGCGTCGCGGAGAGCCTTGCTCGAAAAGGCGGTCGTGGAGCAACGGCGCGTATTCGGCTATCACTTCGCATTTCCCGGCGTCGGCTTTGTGGCGCGAGATCGTGACAGTTATCGGTGGGTTGTCTTGACGCCGTAAGCCGCACGGCGCGCTATACTGGTAACCGCATATCACCTTTTGGGACACCACCTAATGACCATGCCAGATGTAACAACCCAACTGAATGCCCGCAGCCGGACGCTCGTCGAAGGCGACAAGCGTGCGGGCGCCCGCGCGATGCTGAAGGCGATTGGCCTGACTGACGACGACCTCAAGAAGCCGCTGATCGCCGTGGCAAACACGTGGACGGAGATCGGCCCGTGCAACCACAACCACCTGCGCATCCTCAGCCATGCGATCAAAGAAGGCATCCGCAAGGCGGGCGGCACGCCGCTCGAATTCAACACTGTCAGCATCAGCGACGGCATCACGATGGGCACCGAAGGCATGAAGGCCAGCCTGATCAGCCGCGAGATGGTCGCCGACAGCATCGAACTGGTAACGCGCGCCAACTACTTCGACGGTGTGATCGCCATCTCGTCGTGCGACAAGACCATCCCCGGCACAATCATGGCGCTGCTGCGGCTCGATCTGCCGAGCGTGATGATCTACGGCGGCAGCATCGCCCCCGGCCACTACAACGGCCGCGACCTGACCATTCAGGACGTGTACGAGGCGATTGGCGCATACGCCGCCAACCGCATCAGCTATGACGAATTCGTTGCCATCGAGAACGAAGCGTGCCCCGGCGTGGGGGCGTGCGGCGGGCAGTTCACCGCCAACACGATGTCGATGGTCGCCGAGCTGATGGGCATTTCACCGATGGGCGTCAACGACGTGCCGGCTGTGGGCGATGACAAAGTCACTGTGTCCGAAAAGAAGAAGGGCGCGGCGGCCCGCGTCGGCGAGATGATCCTCGACCTGATCGAGCGCGACTGGCGGCCCTCGCGTTACATCACCCGCCAGAGTCTCGAAAATGCGATCGTCGGCGCGGCGGGCAGCGGCGGCAGCACCAACGCCATCCTGCACACGCTCGCCTTCGCCCGCGAGGCCGGCATCCCGTTCACGCTCGACGATATTGAGTCGATCAGCAGTCACGTGCCGCTGTTGGTCGACATGAAGCCGACCGGCAAGTACACCGCGGTCGATCTGCACGCCGCCGGCGGTATCCGCCTGTTCGTTCAGCGCATGGTGGAAGGCGGCTACCTCCACGCCGACGCGCGCACCGTCACCGGGCGCACGCTGGCCGAGGAAGCTGCATCAGCCCGTGAGACGCCCGGCCAGACCGTGATCGCGCCGTTGAGCGCGCCGATCAACGCCAGCGGTGGGTTGGTGGTGCTGAAGGGTAATCTCGCGCCGCGCGGTGCGGTGATCAAGCGCAAAGGCGACGAACCGCCGTATCACAAGGGACCGGCGCGCGTGTTCGACCGTGAAGAGGACGCCATGGATGCGGTGCAAAACAACCGCATCGTGGCGGGCGACGTGGTCATCATCCGCTATGAGGGGCCGGTGGGCGGCCCGGGGATGCGCGAGATGCTGGGCGTGACCGCGGCGCTAACCGGTCAAAACCTCGGCCGGGACGTGCTGCTGATCACCGACGGGCGCTTTAGCGGGGCCACCAAAGGCATGTGCATCGGGCACGTCGCGCCGGAAGCGATGGTCGGCGGGCCGATCGGACTGGTGCGCGAGGGGGACATTATCGAGTGCGACATCGCCACGCGCAGCCTCAATGTGCTGCTCAGCGACGCGGAACTCGAGGCGCGGCGGGCGGCGTGGGTCGCGCCCAAGCCGCATTATGCCAGCGGCGTGCTGCGCAAATACGCCAACACCGCGCTGCAAGCGGACGACGGCGCAGCCACCAACGTTCTCGCCTAATCCGAACGAAAACGGCGCTCCGTTACCGGAGCGCCGTTTCGTTTGCGTCGGGTGCGGGATGCAGCGGGCTAGTTCCCGTCGGCGTCCAGTTCGTGCAGGGCTCGCTCGGCGCTGCGCAGCCGAGTCCACATGCTAAAGACAAGGCCACCCATGACGAGTATGACGACGGCCACGCCCAAGTACAGGTATTCAGCGGTTTGCGGCATGTGTGAATCCTCCGGTTAGTCGCGCTCTGCGCGGCGGCGGGCGACGCGTTCGAGCAGGTTCTGAAGGCGGATGCGGTGCCACATCAACGTCAGCGGCAGCAGTACGCCCCAGATGATCAGGTTCGGTACGAGCGCGACTGCCGTACCGACGGTGGCTTCGAAGGTACCTTCGGCGCTCTGCGGGCTAGCGCCGATCACGACCGGGTGGATGGTGTCCGGCCGAATGCGGATGATGACCAGCGTGTAGATCACCGTGACGAACGCGATGATTCCGTAGACCGAAGCGAAGCGCCGGCGCTGATCGGGGTTCTCGATGGCGCCGCGCAGCATCAGGTACGCCGCGTAGGTCAGCGCCATAATGGCGGCGGATGTCAGGCGCGGGTCCCACGTCCACCACGTGTTCCAGATCGGGCGCGCCCAGATCGATCCGGTCGCCAGCGTCACGATCGAGCAGGCGAGACCGACCTCGATGCCGCTCAGGGCAAGCGTGTCCCATTTGACGTTGCGCGTGCGCAAGTATCCGATGCCGCCAACAACCGCGGCACCGAACGCAAAGAACGCGCCGAAGAAGGATGGCATGTGGATGTAGAACAGCCGCTGAACGTCTCCCTGGTCGGCGTCGGGGCTGACGACGAACAGCGCCAGAACGGTGCCGACGGCGACCGCGACGGCCGTGACGACCGTCAAGATCAACAACCGGCGAGGCATAGGGGTGCGTGCGACTTCGACTTGTGTAACGGGGGATTGCGTGACTGCACTCATAGGTGAAGACTCCTGCCTGTCTCGAACCTAAAGAAATCTGTGTAAAGCTCCAAAAGTATACAAACCCTGGGAAGAATTGCCTAGAGAATGCAACGCAAGAGCTTCACGGTTTGGCGTACAATGGTCGAGTATAATGTGAGTCCGCCACAACACAGGCGACATACGCCATGTTTACAGCGTGAGGGTTGACACTATGGCTGATGCGCGCATCATCACCTTGGATCCATCGGGAACCGCTGGACGGATGGTCCGCAGTGCATTGGAACTGCTGGATCTCGTGCCGGTTCAGGTCGATGCGCCAACGGTGGAAGCTGCGATGCGCGAGATCGACCGCGGGGCGACACTGCTGGTCGTCGCGGAAGAACTTGACGCACAGTCCGGCAGCGAGATCGCCGCACAGGTGGCCAACCACAACGACGACATCGCCGTGGTGCTGGTCACCGAAGACGACGAGGAAGCCCCCCACGACTCGGTCGTCGTGATCAGCCGTGGGAATGCCATCTCGTTCGTGCGCGCCGTCGAGGCGGCAATTCACCGCCGCAGCATCCGCGAAGCGGTTCGCCGTACCGCCGCCATCCCGCTCATGACCGAACCCGAAAGCTCGCACATCCCCCACGTCGATCCGGTTGCGCTTGACCGTGTACTGGAACAGCTTCAAATCGATCTCGGCGCGTTGGGTCTGCTGCTGGCCGCCCGCACTGGCCATTTAGTCGTGTCGAAGGGTGCGCTCGGCACGCTTGATTCCGACCGGTTGGTGGGCATGCTGGCCCCGACCATGAAGACCGGGCGTGACGTCCGCGATGTGGTGGGCGGCCAGATCTCGACCGTGCAGTTCTACGACGGCGAGTCGTACGCCGTGTTCGTGCTGTCGATCGGGCTGCATCACTTCTTGTGCGTGCTATACGGCGGGTCGAACGGCGCGCGCCAGTTCGGCGCGGTCAACCGGTTTGGCCGGCGCGGCGCGGAGGACATCATCGCGTTGATCGGCGCGGACGCATTTATCTGGCAGCCCACGACGGACGAACCGGAGCCGGTGCGTTCGACCGCGCGCTTGAAGGCTGTCCGGCTTGAGCGCAGCGACTCGACGCTCGAAGTGCCGCTGGCGAAGGCGGAGTTCATTGAAACGACACCCGAGTACGAACCTCAGCCGGAGCTGACGCTCGAACCGATCGAAGACCTCGACCTCGACGCGCTGTTCAGCGACGACATCGCGGTCGAAGGCGACGCCGATCAACTCTTCGATCTCGATGTGCTCGAGGACTTGAGCAAGTCGTCTCAGGCTGGCAAAGGCAAGCTCGACTGGGATCAGGCGAAGGAAATCGGCCTGATCTCGTGAATCCGGTCTATCGTGCGGAAGTACGACATCAAGATTACGTGCTGCGTACCAACCGCAGCCCGACGCTTTGGATTCTGCTGGCGCTGGTGCTGCTCGTCCCCGCGTTGATCGCTTCGGGCGCGTTTACCGTGCTGGTCGGCGTACTCGGCGTCCGGCTTCCCCCAATTCCCATAATCTCGAATATCGATACCGTGGGCGAGGCGGTCTACACCATTGGCGCTATTGCGCTGATCACGATGAATCTGGCGCACTACCTCGTCGTCGCGCTGGTGTCGAGCGGACTCGCCGTGATGAGCGTTCAGCGCGAGCAGCGCAATCATACGTGGGACCTGCTGGTCCTGACGAAGCAGAGCGCACGGGCAATCGCGCTCGGCAAAATCGCCGCGTCGTTGTGGGTGCTGCGCCGCGACACCGCCATCGTCACGATCCTGCGCGTCGGCCTGCTGATGCTGGCTATCGACCTCATTCGCGACCTGTACGCCGGGTCGCAGTTCACGCCGTTCGACGCGCTGTATCTGACAATGTGGGTCGTGTTGTGGACGGTGATGGACACTGTGCTGTCGGTCTCGGCGGCGATCGCGTCGGCACTGGCCCCGCAGTGGCGCCCGGTAATGCTGCCGGTGGCGCTGGCGGTGCGCGGCATCACGCTGTTCGGCGGCGTGTTTTGGCTGGCGGGGATGATCAACCGGATGTTGAGCGAGCCGGACCGTCTCGGATTTGTCGTGTACGGTCTTATTGGCCTGACGGTCCTTGCCGGATTCGTGTTCGCATCGGTGCGCGTGGTGGAAGTCGCTGCACGTCTGGCGCACGCGTCGCCATATCTGAGCGTCCCGCCGCGATCGCAGGATTGGCCGCCAAGCGTTGACTCCGAGCCGCAGAACCTGCCGAACCCGTCGCAGGGATAAGCCCCGGTACTGACAAACATTCTCGGCGTTCGCCCGCCGCGGCGGTGTACAGACGACGCCTCCGCCCAGACGGACAGCTCAATGCCGTGCGGTCGGCAGCGTCTTGAGGGGTTCGCCGCGCAGGGCAGCGCGTAGCGCGTCGCGGTCGTCCCACGGGTATTCGATCGTCCCGAAACACATCGACTGCTCGTGGCCCTTGCCACACGCCATCACGATGTCGCCGGGGCGGGCCATCTGGCAGGCGCGGAAGATCGCCTCGCCGCGGTCGGGTACGCGGAAGAACGTCTCGCCCTCCACGCCGCCTTGAGACCGGCAGCCTTCGGCCATCATCTCGAGGATCGCATCCAGCGAATCGGTGCGTGGGTCTTCGGCGGTCAGCACGGTGATGTCGGCCATCCGCGCGGCGGTCTCGGCCATCATGCGCCGCTTCTGCACATCGCGCAGGCCGGCACTGCCGAACACGGCGATCAGCCGCCCGCCGTCGCCGATCACCGTGCGACCCGCTTGCAGCGCCTTTTCGAGCGCGTTGGGCGTGTGGGCGAAATCGACCATCGCCGTAAACGGCTGACCCTCGTCAATCAATTGCATACGGCCCGAGACAGCGGTCACCGCCGCCAATCCGTCGTAGATGCTCTGGTAATTGGCGCCCAGCGCGCGCGTCACGCCAATCGCGGCGAGCGCGTTGTACACGTTGAACGCTCCAAACAGCGGCAGCTTGAACTTCGCAGCGCCGACTTCGAACTCGGCCCCGCCCGGCCCCAGAACCACGTCCTCCGCGCGGCAGTCCGCGTCGTTGTCGATGCCGTAGATCACGCGCACGTCGGTGGGAATGTCGAGCAGGGTGCTCGCGCCTTTGTCGTCCACATTGATGAC encodes:
- a CDS encoding Gfo/Idh/MocA family oxidoreductase, encoding MPMKIGLIGCGNIAPQYVTGLRMFPDDVTLAACADLVAGKAQAFAQANGIQALSLEDLLAHDDIDIIVNLTTPNAHHETCLRVLDAGKHVYTEKPLALNRSDGRSIVEVAESKGLRVGCAPDTFLGSGGQTSRTAIDEGRIGRPISVTAFMANHGPESWHPNPGFYFTEGGGPMLDMGPYYLTALINLFGPIRGIAAFTTRAFNERIANHEAIRGQRLPVTVSTHYAGTIEFVSGTIATIITSFDTWQHHLPNIEIHGTEGSMMVPDPNGFGGNVSVWTPETRSWDLVAPCPGADYMRGVGVADMARSIALGTPHRASGALGYHVLDAMLAFDESSTERRFIELESTVERPAVLTF
- the ilvD gene encoding dihydroxy-acid dehydratase, with amino-acid sequence MPDVTTQLNARSRTLVEGDKRAGARAMLKAIGLTDDDLKKPLIAVANTWTEIGPCNHNHLRILSHAIKEGIRKAGGTPLEFNTVSISDGITMGTEGMKASLISREMVADSIELVTRANYFDGVIAISSCDKTIPGTIMALLRLDLPSVMIYGGSIAPGHYNGRDLTIQDVYEAIGAYAANRISYDEFVAIENEACPGVGACGGQFTANTMSMVAELMGISPMGVNDVPAVGDDKVTVSEKKKGAAARVGEMILDLIERDWRPSRYITRQSLENAIVGAAGSGGSTNAILHTLAFAREAGIPFTLDDIESISSHVPLLVDMKPTGKYTAVDLHAAGGIRLFVQRMVEGGYLHADARTVTGRTLAEEAASARETPGQTVIAPLSAPINASGGLVVLKGNLAPRGAVIKRKGDEPPYHKGPARVFDREEDAMDAVQNNRIVAGDVVIIRYEGPVGGPGMREMLGVTAALTGQNLGRDVLLITDGRFSGATKGMCIGHVAPEAMVGGPIGLVREGDIIECDIATRSLNVLLSDAELEARRAAWVAPKPHYASGVLRKYANTALQADDGAATNVLA
- the ccsA gene encoding cytochrome c biogenesis protein CcsA, translated to MSAVTQSPVTQVEVARTPMPRRLLILTVVTAVAVAVGTVLALFVVSPDADQGDVQRLFYIHMPSFFGAFFAFGAAVVGGIGYLRTRNVKWDTLALSGIEVGLACSIVTLATGSIWARPIWNTWWTWDPRLTSAAIMALTYAAYLMLRGAIENPDQRRRFASVYGIIAFVTVIYTLVIIRIRPDTIHPVVIGASPQSAEGTFEATVGTAVALVPNLIIWGVLLPLTLMWHRIRLQNLLERVARRRAERD
- a CDS encoding MBL fold metallo-hydrolase; the encoded protein is MFGSFYKMALGSWALTVVQDRHAQGDPANLAANASAEELDALLAANGLNRSVYMSTVNVMFIETADRKILIDTGIGGDAGRLLPTLRLLEVDPASITDILISHSHMDHVGGLSDDTTGVYPNATVMIGQTEFDAQAASLSRLTPYTHADRLRVMPDSGEWLPGITAIPAFGHTPGHTAFLLENEGTSLLMVMDAANNNVISLARPDWAFRFDADPAMASASRRALLEKAVVEQRRVFGYHFAFPGVGFVARDRDSYRWVVLTP
- a CDS encoding ThuA domain-containing protein: MVYGGWKGHDPEETSALFARLLTDAGMHVTRSESLDSFLDTDLMASLDLIVPLYTMSTIAPEQEKALLGAIRDGGVNCGGWHGGMADAFRNNPDYQFMVGGQWVAHPGGVIDYRVNITDNEHPITAGLPDFDMHSEQYYMHVDPSNSVLATTTFNGEHANWIDGTVMPVVWTRRFGNGRVFYTSLGHVIGDFDVPEAREIVRRGLLWAAGCL
- a CDS encoding UDP-N-acetylmuramoyl-L-alanyl-D-glutamate--2,6-diaminopimelate ligase, with product MPKTLFELLEALPDEDVIAVTADALIHAPVVESTDEVQPHGVFVARKGRTVDGHQFIAKAVERGAAAIVGEQPIEGLPVPYVQVRSSKAALGLLAAAYYDFPSRQLVVVGVTGTDGKTTTSTMIHSILKLATGGTTGYISTIAADIGGRELDTGFHVTTPSAPDVQRYLAQMVENGLTHCVLEMTSHGLAEGRLVGVDIDAAVVTNITHEHLDYHGSWDAYRDAKATMFHMLSTSARKAGVRVHRALEARVSEQTVPKIAVINVDDKGASTLLDIPTDVRVIYGIDNDADCRAEDVVLGPGGAEFEVGAAKFKLPLFGAFNVYNALAAIGVTRALGANYQSIYDGLAAVTAVSGRMQLIDEGQPFTAMVDFAHTPNALEKALQAGRTVIGDGGRLIAVFGSAGLRDVQKRRMMAETAARMADITVLTAEDPRTDSLDAILEMMAEGCRSQGGVEGETFFRVPDRGEAIFRACQMARPGDIVMACGKGHEQSMCFGTIEYPWDDRDALRAALRGEPLKTLPTARH